The Deltaproteobacteria bacterium sequence CCATCGCCGCGTGGATGTGCGAGTGCTTGGCATTCTACATCGTCATCCGGCTGTTCCACGGCGGCGCGGGGATCGGCACGGCGTCGTTCATCTACGCCTTCGGCACCATCGTGGGAGCCGTCGCGCCCGGCGGACTGGGTCTGACCGACGGGGCGATGATCGCCATGTTGCAAAACGGCGCAATGATGGCGGGTGCGGCGCTGGCCAAGGGCGCGGCGGGAACCGCCACGATGATCATCCGCATGGCGACGCTTTGGTTTGCCGTGCTCGTCGGCGCGGTGGTCCTCTTGCTGTTTCAGAAGCGTTTTGCGGGTGTGGACAATATGATCGACGAAGAGCAAAAACGCTCCGCGTGAAACAATTCGGGTTTTTCGATTCGCTGCTGACCGCGGTCATGGATCGGCGGGCGGCGGCGACGCAAATAGAGCAGGCTCATGTTCGATTTGGAGAAAAGCGGTGAGTAACGCGCCCGATCTGTCGGCCCTTCGCATCGACAGAAACGCATCGGATCGCGAAGAAAACGGCGCCGCGTGGCGGCGATGGCTGATCGTCGTCGTCGTGGTCGGCCTGATCGCGGGGGCGGGTTGGTATTTTTGGACCGGCGACGCGCCCGAGGTGACGGTTGCCACCGTGCTCGCCACGGGCGGCGCGCCCGGATCTCACGGCAGCGGGATTGCGGCGAACGGATATGTCGTCGCCCGCACGCGCGCATCGGTCTCGGCGAAAATCATGGGTCGACTCACCCGGCTCGATGTCGCGGAGGGTTCGCTGGTCAGGAAAGGCGAGATCTTGGCGATGATCGAGGATGGCGATTTTCGCGCCGCCGTCTCCGCTGCGCAGGCCGCCGTGAAGCAGGCCGAGGCCGAGCGCGATCTGGCCGAGAGCACGCACAAACGCGCGAAGGAACTGCTCGCGAAGAGCTACATCTCGACCACCGAGTTCGAGCAGGCCGAGTCCCGCGCCCGGGTGGCGAATGCGCAGCTCGAAAGCGCCCGCGCGAATTCGCACCTCGCGTCGGTCAATCTCGAAAGCACCCGCGTGCGCGCGCCCTTCGACGGCACGGTGCTGCGAAAGGACGCGGAACTGGGCGAGGTGGTCTCGCCCGCCGGCGCGGGCGGCGCATTCACCCGTACGTCCATCGTCACCATGGCCGATCTCGACACGCTCGAGGTCGAGGTCGATGTGAACGAAGCCTACATCGCCCGTATCCGAGGCGACCAGCCGGCGAAAATCTCGCTCGATGCGTATCCCGGTGTGGAGTTTCGCGGGCGGGTGCGTCAGGTGGTGCCGACGGCGGATCGGCAAAAGGCGACGGTGCTCGTGAAGGTCGCCATCGACGACAAAGACTCGCGCATCATGCCCGAAATGGCCGCCAAGGTCGTGTTCCTCGACGAGACGCCCGACCCGGCCGCGCCGATCGAACCGAGACGCGTGACGGCCCCGGCGGCAGCCGTCGTGACGAGCGGATC is a genomic window containing:
- a CDS encoding efflux RND transporter periplasmic adaptor subunit; translated protein: MSNAPDLSALRIDRNASDREENGAAWRRWLIVVVVVGLIAGAGWYFWTGDAPEVTVATVLATGGAPGSHGSGIAANGYVVARTRASVSAKIMGRLTRLDVAEGSLVRKGEILAMIEDGDFRAAVSAAQAAVKQAEAERDLAESTHKRAKELLAKSYISTTEFEQAESRARVANAQLESARANSHLASVNLESTRVRAPFDGTVLRKDAELGEVVSPAGAGGAFTRTSIVTMADLDTLEVEVDVNEAYIARIRGDQPAKISLDAYPGVEFRGRVRQVVPTADRQKATVLVKVAIDDKDSRIMPEMAAKVVFLDETPDPAAPIEPRRVTAPAAAVVTSGSATNVWVVDKDMTKSVAVKTGVKIGSEIEITSGLSGGEKVVVNPPGGLRDGQTVRVAGS